A window from Musa acuminata AAA Group cultivar baxijiao chromosome BXJ3-10, Cavendish_Baxijiao_AAA, whole genome shotgun sequence encodes these proteins:
- the LOC135650910 gene encoding myb-related protein Zm38-like, translated as MGRSPCCEKAHTNKGAWTKEEDEKLISYIKAHGEGCWRSLPKAAGLLRCGKSCRLRWINYLRPDLKRGNFTAEEDDLIIKLHGLLGNKWSLIAGRLPGRTDNEIKNYWNTHIKRKLLSRGLDPKTHRPIDVDRPFAALKQRDMSAAQDSTASEKYFSGDEEGGSSSTGRHKGCYLDLNLDLSISLPYHHPCQEQSSPLDAKSQATPRSLRCHHQWNL; from the exons ATGGGCAGGTCTCCATGCTGTGAGAAGGCTCATACGAACAAGGGAGCTTGGACCAAGGAGGAAGACGAGAAGCTCATCTCCTACATCAAAGCCCATGGCGAAGGCTGCTGGAGATCGCTCCCCAAAGCTGCAG GTTTGcttagatgtggcaagagctgccGGCTCAGGTGGATAAACTACCTCCGTCCCGATCTCAAGCGTGGCAATTTTACCGCCGAAGAAGACGACCTCATCATCAAGCTCCATGGCTTGCTCGGAAACAA ATGGTCTCTGATAGCAGGGCGATTGCCCGGGaggaccgacaacgagatcaagaactactggaacacgcaCATCAAGAGGAAGCTCCTCAGCCGCGGCCTCGACCCCAAGACTCACCGACCGATCGACGTCGATCGCCCTTTCGCTGCCCTGAAACAACGAGACATGTCCGCGGCTCAAGATAGTACAGCGTCGGAGAAGTACTTCTCCGGCGACGAGgagggcggcagcagcagcactgGCAGACACAAGGGCTGCTACCTCGACCTCAACCTCGACCTGTCCATAAGCCTCCCTTACCACCACCCTTGCCAGGAGCAGTCCTCTCCTCTCGATGCCAAATCACAGGCCACCCCACGGTCCCTCCGTTGCCATCACCAGTGGAACTTGTAG